The following are encoded together in the Zonotrichia albicollis isolate bZonAlb1 chromosome 10, bZonAlb1.hap1, whole genome shotgun sequence genome:
- the ZRANB3 gene encoding DNA annealing helicase and endonuclease ZRANB3 isoform X2, producing MIADEMGLGKTIQAIAISYYYKHEWPLLIVVPSSLRYPWVDEMEKWIPELSPDDITIIQNKTDIGGISTSKVTILGYGLLTSDAQTLVDTLYRQKFKVVVIDESHYMKSRNATRSKILLPIVQKALRAVLLTGTPALGRPEELFMQIEALFPGRFGTWNEYAKKYCDARVRFFGKRRQWDCRGASNLEELHQLLSEIMIRRLKNDVLTQLPPKVRQRIPFDLPQAAAKSLNATFAEWEKLMRSLRSDATESNFSEVMSLITRMYKETAIAKAGAVKDYIKMMLENDKLKFLVFAHHLSMLQACTEAVIESKARYIRIDGSVPSAERIHLVHQFQKDPQTRVAILSIQAAGQGLTFTAASHVVFAELYWDPGHIKQAEDRAHRIGQCSSVNIHFLIAKGTMDTFMWAMLNRKAKVTGSTLNGKKEKMQAEEGDKEKWDFLSFAETWTPNENLEDPPNELLFTHFEKDRQHDIRSFFSPKSSMEKKRKRFSGDELLCNDSEPSAGTKEEGAEKSNENLDSTRISEVQAVCDEDTCEHEAKRAKSISGSTPVSSSNKKKTPLNGKKPPLFPEKNCSSESPDLDEVWHCSACTYTNNALLPYCEMCHCPQSRHGERNGEAPRSQTEEEEPRRDGERAEGSAEGRRGNLEELGAHKSLEIREQETVGTEKEESEKECGEDKSDTFQVYDGLMFCASRNTDRIHLYTKDGEPLNHNFIPLDIQLDNWEDLPEAFQNKKNCALILRFVKEWTHLTAMKQRIVRKSGQIFCSPIHAAEELCKKQSVGGSTKRYVTREDVAAASLSKASSSGGSVRLISREMDKGAAPKPPTKQVPEAGSAPSALPAGQTDAGGPSLCRGYLQALDEQGTPLCLSCQQPTAAPPGGPAWDTRFCCHACQEHFCIRSSQAYLRSSVFLIEHGVCQACHNNAQQLFLSVRDAPRSQRKQLLESSWMSHLPLGQLNEMIRSPAEGQFWQVDHIQPVYSGGGQCSLENLQTLCTACHRERTAKQAKERSQLKRKSLATKHACDITKFLVKK from the exons ATGATTGCTGATGAG atGGGGCTAGGAAAAACCATTCAAGCAATTGCCATTTCATATTACTATAAACATGAATGGCCTCTCCTAATTGTAGTGCCTTCCTCCCTGAGATACCCTTGGGTGGATGAGATGGAGAAGTGGATTCCAGAGCTCTCTCCAGATGACATTACCATCATTCAGAACAAAACTGATATTGG ggGAATATCAACGAGCAAAGTAACAATCCTGGGGTATGGGCTGTTAACATCTGATGCACAGACCTTGGTGGACACTTTGTACAGGCAGAAGTTTAAGGTGGTTGTGATTGATGAGTCACACTACATGAAATCCAGAAACGCCACCCGTAGCAAGATTTTACTGCCAATTGTTCAGAAAGCTCTCAGAGCTGTTCTCCTTACTGGAACTCCTGCTCTAGGAAGACCTGAAGAG CTCTTCATGCAGATTGAGGCACTGTTTCCAGGAAGGTTTGGAACTTGGAATGAATATGCTAAAAAATACTGTGATGCTCGTGTCAG GTTTTTTGGTAAAAGAAGGCAATGGGATTGTAGAGGAGCTTCAAACTTAGAGGAATTACATCAACTTTTAAGTGAAATAATGATCAGAAGATTGAAGAATGATGTCCTAACTCAGCTGCCTCCCAAAGTCAGGCAGCGTATTCCATTTGACCTCCCACAAGCTGCAGCAAAG AGTCTGAATGCCACTTTTGCAGAGTGGGAGAAATTAATGAGAAGTTTGAGGTCAGATGCCACTGAAAGCAACTTTTCTGAAGTCATGAGTCTGATCACACGCATGTATAAGGAGACAGCCATTGCCAAG gcaggagcagtCAAGGATTACATCAAAATGATGCTTGAAAATGACAAACTGAAGTTCCTGGTCTTTGCCCATCACCTGAGCATGCTGCAGGCCTGCACAGAGGCAGTGATAGAGAGCAAG GCTCGCTACATCCGCATCGATGGGagtgttccctctgcagagaggATCCACCTCGTCCATCAGTTCCAGAAGGACCCCCAGACCCGCGTTGCTATTTTGAGTATTCAGGCAGCCGGTCAG GGTTTAACATTCACTGCTGCCAGTCACGTTGTGTTTGCTGAGTTGTACTGGGATCCAGGCCACATTAAGCAGGCAGAAGACAGAGCACACCGCATTGGGCAGTGCAGCTCGGTGAACATTCACTTCCTGATTGCCAAGGGAACCATGGACACCTTCATGTGGGCCATGCTCAACCGCAAG GCCAAAGTCACAGGCAGCACCTTGAATggcaagaaagagaaaatgcagGCTGAAGAAGGGGATAAggagaaatgggattttttgagtTTTGCTGAAACCTGGACCCCAAATGAAAATCTAGAAGATCCCCCAAATGAACTTTTATTTACACAT TTTGAAAAGGACAGACAGCACGACATCCGTTCCTTCTTTTCTCCCAAATCCTCCATGGAGAAGAAACGCAAAAGATTTTCTGGTGATGAATTGTTATGCAATGAttcagaaccttctgcaggcaCTAAAGAAGAGGGTGCAGAGAAGAGCAATGAGAATCTGGATTCCACAAGGATAAGCGAGGTGCAGGCAGTTTGTGATGAAGATACTTGTGAACATGAAGCCAAAAGAGCAAAGAGCATAAGTGGATCAACCCCAGTCAGCTCcagtaataaaaagaaaacacctCTGAATGGAAAAAAGCCTcctttgtttccagaaaaaaactGTTCAAGTGAAAGTCCAGATTTAGATGAAGTTTGGCACTGCAGTGCCTGCACTTACACTAACAATGCTCTGCTGCCTTACTGTGAGATGTGCCATTGCCCCCAGAGCAGGCATG GTGAGAGAAATGGTGAAGCTCCCAGGAGCCagactgaggaagaggagcccaggagagatggagagagagcagagggcagtgctgagggcagaAGAGGAAATCTGGAGGAACTGGGGGCCCACAAATCTCTGGAAATCAGAGAACAGGAAACTGTTGGcactgaaaaggaagaaagtgAAAAAGAATGTGGAGAAG ATAAATCAGACACATTCCAAGTATATGATGGGCTTATGTTCTGTGCAAGCAGGAATACTGACAGAATCCACCTCTATACAAAG GATGGTGAACCACTGAATCATAATTTCATTCCACTGGACATACAGCTGGATAACTGGGAAGATTTACCAGAGGCTTTCCAGAACAAAAAGAATTGTGCATTG ATCCTGAGGTTTGTGAAAGAATGGACTCATCTAACAGCAATGAAACAGAGGATTGTCAGAAAAAGTGGTCAGATATTCTGCAGTCCCATTcatgctgcagaggagctgtgtAAAAAGCAGTCAGTGGGCGGCAGCACAAAGAG GTACGTGACCAGGGAGGACGTGGCAGCAGCCTCGCTCTCCAaggccagcagcagcggggGCAGCGTTCGCCTCATCTCCAGAGAAATGGACAAAGGAGCTGCTCCTAAACCACCCACAAA ACAGGTTCCTGAAGCTGGCAGTGCTCcctcagccctccctgcagggcagacCGATGCCGGGGGCCCCTCCCTGTGCCGGGGGTACCTGCAGGCCCTGGACGAgcaggggaccccgctgtgcctgagctgccagcagccaaCAGCAGCGCCCCCGGGCGGCCCGGCCTGGGACACGCGCTTCTGCTGCCACGCCTGCCAGGAGCATTTCTGCATCCGCTCCAGCCAGGCCTACCTGCGCTCCAGCGTGTTCCTCATCGAGCACGGCGTGTGCCAGGCCTGCCACAACAACGCCCAGCAGCTTTTCCTCAGCGTCAGGGATGCACCCAGGAGCCAGAGGAAGCAGCTTCTGGAGAGCTCTTGGATGTCTCACCTTCCCCTTGGGCAG CTGAATGAGATGATCAGGAGCCCGGCGGAGGGGCAGTTCTGGCAGGTGGATCACATCCAGCCCGTGTACAGCGGAGGAGGACAGTGCTCCCTGGAGAACCTTCAGACCCTGTGCACAGCCTGCCACAGGGAG AGAACTGCAAAACAGGCCAAGGAAAGAAGCCAGCTGAAGAGAAAGTCTTTAGCTACAAAGCATGCCTGTGATATCACCAAATTTTTGGTGAAGAAGTAA
- the ZRANB3 gene encoding DNA annealing helicase and endonuclease ZRANB3 isoform X3 has protein sequence MASALQETPSLKASQLEDVDAKLSFLPERLRKKLLPFQEKGIIFALQRGGRCMIADEMGLGKTIQAIAISYYYKHEWPLLIVVPSSLRYPWVDEMEKWIPELSPDDITIIQNKTDIGGISTSKVTILGYGLLTSDAQTLVDTLYRQKFKVVVIDESHYMKSRNATRSKILLPIVQKALRAVLLTGTPALGRPEELFMQIEALFPGRFGTWNEYAKKYCDARVRFFGKRRQWDCRGASNLEELHQLLSEIMIRRLKNDVLTQLPPKVRQRIPFDLPQAAAKSLNATFAEWEKLMRSLRSDATESNFSEVMSLITRMYKETAIAKAGAVKDYIKMMLENDKLKFLVFAHHLSMLQACTEAVIESKARYIRIDGSVPSAERIHLVHQFQKDPQTRVAILSIQAAGQGLTFTAASHVVFAELYWDPGHIKQAEDRAHRIGQCSSVNIHFLIAKGTMDTFMWAMLNRKAKVTGSTLNGKKEKMQAEEGDKEKWDFLSFAETWTPNENLEDPPNELLFTHFEKDRQHDIRSFFSPKSSMEKKRKRFSGDELLCNDSEPSAGTKEEGAEKSNENLDSTRISEVQAVCDEDTCEHEAKRAKSISGSTPVSSSNKKKTPLNGKKPPLFPEKNCSSESPDLDEVWHCSACTYTNNALLPYCEMCHCPQSRHGERNGEAPRSQTEEEEPRRDGERAEGSAEGRRGNLEELGAHKSLEIREQETVGTEKEESEKECGEDKSDTFQVYDGLMFCASRNTDRIHLYTKDGEPLNHNFIPLDIQLDNWEDLPEAFQNKKNCALILRFVKEWTHLTAMKQRIVRKSGQIFCSPIHAAEELCKKQSVGGSTKRYVTREDVAAASLSKASSSGGSVRLISREMDKGAAPKPPTN, from the exons GTGTATGATTGCTGATGAG atGGGGCTAGGAAAAACCATTCAAGCAATTGCCATTTCATATTACTATAAACATGAATGGCCTCTCCTAATTGTAGTGCCTTCCTCCCTGAGATACCCTTGGGTGGATGAGATGGAGAAGTGGATTCCAGAGCTCTCTCCAGATGACATTACCATCATTCAGAACAAAACTGATATTGG ggGAATATCAACGAGCAAAGTAACAATCCTGGGGTATGGGCTGTTAACATCTGATGCACAGACCTTGGTGGACACTTTGTACAGGCAGAAGTTTAAGGTGGTTGTGATTGATGAGTCACACTACATGAAATCCAGAAACGCCACCCGTAGCAAGATTTTACTGCCAATTGTTCAGAAAGCTCTCAGAGCTGTTCTCCTTACTGGAACTCCTGCTCTAGGAAGACCTGAAGAG CTCTTCATGCAGATTGAGGCACTGTTTCCAGGAAGGTTTGGAACTTGGAATGAATATGCTAAAAAATACTGTGATGCTCGTGTCAG GTTTTTTGGTAAAAGAAGGCAATGGGATTGTAGAGGAGCTTCAAACTTAGAGGAATTACATCAACTTTTAAGTGAAATAATGATCAGAAGATTGAAGAATGATGTCCTAACTCAGCTGCCTCCCAAAGTCAGGCAGCGTATTCCATTTGACCTCCCACAAGCTGCAGCAAAG AGTCTGAATGCCACTTTTGCAGAGTGGGAGAAATTAATGAGAAGTTTGAGGTCAGATGCCACTGAAAGCAACTTTTCTGAAGTCATGAGTCTGATCACACGCATGTATAAGGAGACAGCCATTGCCAAG gcaggagcagtCAAGGATTACATCAAAATGATGCTTGAAAATGACAAACTGAAGTTCCTGGTCTTTGCCCATCACCTGAGCATGCTGCAGGCCTGCACAGAGGCAGTGATAGAGAGCAAG GCTCGCTACATCCGCATCGATGGGagtgttccctctgcagagaggATCCACCTCGTCCATCAGTTCCAGAAGGACCCCCAGACCCGCGTTGCTATTTTGAGTATTCAGGCAGCCGGTCAG GGTTTAACATTCACTGCTGCCAGTCACGTTGTGTTTGCTGAGTTGTACTGGGATCCAGGCCACATTAAGCAGGCAGAAGACAGAGCACACCGCATTGGGCAGTGCAGCTCGGTGAACATTCACTTCCTGATTGCCAAGGGAACCATGGACACCTTCATGTGGGCCATGCTCAACCGCAAG GCCAAAGTCACAGGCAGCACCTTGAATggcaagaaagagaaaatgcagGCTGAAGAAGGGGATAAggagaaatgggattttttgagtTTTGCTGAAACCTGGACCCCAAATGAAAATCTAGAAGATCCCCCAAATGAACTTTTATTTACACAT TTTGAAAAGGACAGACAGCACGACATCCGTTCCTTCTTTTCTCCCAAATCCTCCATGGAGAAGAAACGCAAAAGATTTTCTGGTGATGAATTGTTATGCAATGAttcagaaccttctgcaggcaCTAAAGAAGAGGGTGCAGAGAAGAGCAATGAGAATCTGGATTCCACAAGGATAAGCGAGGTGCAGGCAGTTTGTGATGAAGATACTTGTGAACATGAAGCCAAAAGAGCAAAGAGCATAAGTGGATCAACCCCAGTCAGCTCcagtaataaaaagaaaacacctCTGAATGGAAAAAAGCCTcctttgtttccagaaaaaaactGTTCAAGTGAAAGTCCAGATTTAGATGAAGTTTGGCACTGCAGTGCCTGCACTTACACTAACAATGCTCTGCTGCCTTACTGTGAGATGTGCCATTGCCCCCAGAGCAGGCATG GTGAGAGAAATGGTGAAGCTCCCAGGAGCCagactgaggaagaggagcccaggagagatggagagagagcagagggcagtgctgagggcagaAGAGGAAATCTGGAGGAACTGGGGGCCCACAAATCTCTGGAAATCAGAGAACAGGAAACTGTTGGcactgaaaaggaagaaagtgAAAAAGAATGTGGAGAAG ATAAATCAGACACATTCCAAGTATATGATGGGCTTATGTTCTGTGCAAGCAGGAATACTGACAGAATCCACCTCTATACAAAG GATGGTGAACCACTGAATCATAATTTCATTCCACTGGACATACAGCTGGATAACTGGGAAGATTTACCAGAGGCTTTCCAGAACAAAAAGAATTGTGCATTG ATCCTGAGGTTTGTGAAAGAATGGACTCATCTAACAGCAATGAAACAGAGGATTGTCAGAAAAAGTGGTCAGATATTCTGCAGTCCCATTcatgctgcagaggagctgtgtAAAAAGCAGTCAGTGGGCGGCAGCACAAAGAG GTACGTGACCAGGGAGGACGTGGCAGCAGCCTCGCTCTCCAaggccagcagcagcggggGCAGCGTTCGCCTCATCTCCAGAGAAATGGACAAAGGAGCTGCTCCTAAACCACCCACAAA CTGA
- the ZRANB3 gene encoding DNA annealing helicase and endonuclease ZRANB3 isoform X1: protein MASALQETPSLKASQLEDVDAKLSFLPERLRKKLLPFQEKGIIFALQRGGRCMIADEMGLGKTIQAIAISYYYKHEWPLLIVVPSSLRYPWVDEMEKWIPELSPDDITIIQNKTDIGGISTSKVTILGYGLLTSDAQTLVDTLYRQKFKVVVIDESHYMKSRNATRSKILLPIVQKALRAVLLTGTPALGRPEELFMQIEALFPGRFGTWNEYAKKYCDARVRFFGKRRQWDCRGASNLEELHQLLSEIMIRRLKNDVLTQLPPKVRQRIPFDLPQAAAKSLNATFAEWEKLMRSLRSDATESNFSEVMSLITRMYKETAIAKAGAVKDYIKMMLENDKLKFLVFAHHLSMLQACTEAVIESKARYIRIDGSVPSAERIHLVHQFQKDPQTRVAILSIQAAGQGLTFTAASHVVFAELYWDPGHIKQAEDRAHRIGQCSSVNIHFLIAKGTMDTFMWAMLNRKAKVTGSTLNGKKEKMQAEEGDKEKWDFLSFAETWTPNENLEDPPNELLFTHFEKDRQHDIRSFFSPKSSMEKKRKRFSGDELLCNDSEPSAGTKEEGAEKSNENLDSTRISEVQAVCDEDTCEHEAKRAKSISGSTPVSSSNKKKTPLNGKKPPLFPEKNCSSESPDLDEVWHCSACTYTNNALLPYCEMCHCPQSRHGERNGEAPRSQTEEEEPRRDGERAEGSAEGRRGNLEELGAHKSLEIREQETVGTEKEESEKECGEDKSDTFQVYDGLMFCASRNTDRIHLYTKDGEPLNHNFIPLDIQLDNWEDLPEAFQNKKNCALILRFVKEWTHLTAMKQRIVRKSGQIFCSPIHAAEELCKKQSVGGSTKRYVTREDVAAASLSKASSSGGSVRLISREMDKGAAPKPPTKQVPEAGSAPSALPAGQTDAGGPSLCRGYLQALDEQGTPLCLSCQQPTAAPPGGPAWDTRFCCHACQEHFCIRSSQAYLRSSVFLIEHGVCQACHNNAQQLFLSVRDAPRSQRKQLLESSWMSHLPLGQLNEMIRSPAEGQFWQVDHIQPVYSGGGQCSLENLQTLCTACHRERTAKQAKERSQLKRKSLATKHACDITKFLVKK, encoded by the exons GTGTATGATTGCTGATGAG atGGGGCTAGGAAAAACCATTCAAGCAATTGCCATTTCATATTACTATAAACATGAATGGCCTCTCCTAATTGTAGTGCCTTCCTCCCTGAGATACCCTTGGGTGGATGAGATGGAGAAGTGGATTCCAGAGCTCTCTCCAGATGACATTACCATCATTCAGAACAAAACTGATATTGG ggGAATATCAACGAGCAAAGTAACAATCCTGGGGTATGGGCTGTTAACATCTGATGCACAGACCTTGGTGGACACTTTGTACAGGCAGAAGTTTAAGGTGGTTGTGATTGATGAGTCACACTACATGAAATCCAGAAACGCCACCCGTAGCAAGATTTTACTGCCAATTGTTCAGAAAGCTCTCAGAGCTGTTCTCCTTACTGGAACTCCTGCTCTAGGAAGACCTGAAGAG CTCTTCATGCAGATTGAGGCACTGTTTCCAGGAAGGTTTGGAACTTGGAATGAATATGCTAAAAAATACTGTGATGCTCGTGTCAG GTTTTTTGGTAAAAGAAGGCAATGGGATTGTAGAGGAGCTTCAAACTTAGAGGAATTACATCAACTTTTAAGTGAAATAATGATCAGAAGATTGAAGAATGATGTCCTAACTCAGCTGCCTCCCAAAGTCAGGCAGCGTATTCCATTTGACCTCCCACAAGCTGCAGCAAAG AGTCTGAATGCCACTTTTGCAGAGTGGGAGAAATTAATGAGAAGTTTGAGGTCAGATGCCACTGAAAGCAACTTTTCTGAAGTCATGAGTCTGATCACACGCATGTATAAGGAGACAGCCATTGCCAAG gcaggagcagtCAAGGATTACATCAAAATGATGCTTGAAAATGACAAACTGAAGTTCCTGGTCTTTGCCCATCACCTGAGCATGCTGCAGGCCTGCACAGAGGCAGTGATAGAGAGCAAG GCTCGCTACATCCGCATCGATGGGagtgttccctctgcagagaggATCCACCTCGTCCATCAGTTCCAGAAGGACCCCCAGACCCGCGTTGCTATTTTGAGTATTCAGGCAGCCGGTCAG GGTTTAACATTCACTGCTGCCAGTCACGTTGTGTTTGCTGAGTTGTACTGGGATCCAGGCCACATTAAGCAGGCAGAAGACAGAGCACACCGCATTGGGCAGTGCAGCTCGGTGAACATTCACTTCCTGATTGCCAAGGGAACCATGGACACCTTCATGTGGGCCATGCTCAACCGCAAG GCCAAAGTCACAGGCAGCACCTTGAATggcaagaaagagaaaatgcagGCTGAAGAAGGGGATAAggagaaatgggattttttgagtTTTGCTGAAACCTGGACCCCAAATGAAAATCTAGAAGATCCCCCAAATGAACTTTTATTTACACAT TTTGAAAAGGACAGACAGCACGACATCCGTTCCTTCTTTTCTCCCAAATCCTCCATGGAGAAGAAACGCAAAAGATTTTCTGGTGATGAATTGTTATGCAATGAttcagaaccttctgcaggcaCTAAAGAAGAGGGTGCAGAGAAGAGCAATGAGAATCTGGATTCCACAAGGATAAGCGAGGTGCAGGCAGTTTGTGATGAAGATACTTGTGAACATGAAGCCAAAAGAGCAAAGAGCATAAGTGGATCAACCCCAGTCAGCTCcagtaataaaaagaaaacacctCTGAATGGAAAAAAGCCTcctttgtttccagaaaaaaactGTTCAAGTGAAAGTCCAGATTTAGATGAAGTTTGGCACTGCAGTGCCTGCACTTACACTAACAATGCTCTGCTGCCTTACTGTGAGATGTGCCATTGCCCCCAGAGCAGGCATG GTGAGAGAAATGGTGAAGCTCCCAGGAGCCagactgaggaagaggagcccaggagagatggagagagagcagagggcagtgctgagggcagaAGAGGAAATCTGGAGGAACTGGGGGCCCACAAATCTCTGGAAATCAGAGAACAGGAAACTGTTGGcactgaaaaggaagaaagtgAAAAAGAATGTGGAGAAG ATAAATCAGACACATTCCAAGTATATGATGGGCTTATGTTCTGTGCAAGCAGGAATACTGACAGAATCCACCTCTATACAAAG GATGGTGAACCACTGAATCATAATTTCATTCCACTGGACATACAGCTGGATAACTGGGAAGATTTACCAGAGGCTTTCCAGAACAAAAAGAATTGTGCATTG ATCCTGAGGTTTGTGAAAGAATGGACTCATCTAACAGCAATGAAACAGAGGATTGTCAGAAAAAGTGGTCAGATATTCTGCAGTCCCATTcatgctgcagaggagctgtgtAAAAAGCAGTCAGTGGGCGGCAGCACAAAGAG GTACGTGACCAGGGAGGACGTGGCAGCAGCCTCGCTCTCCAaggccagcagcagcggggGCAGCGTTCGCCTCATCTCCAGAGAAATGGACAAAGGAGCTGCTCCTAAACCACCCACAAA ACAGGTTCCTGAAGCTGGCAGTGCTCcctcagccctccctgcagggcagacCGATGCCGGGGGCCCCTCCCTGTGCCGGGGGTACCTGCAGGCCCTGGACGAgcaggggaccccgctgtgcctgagctgccagcagccaaCAGCAGCGCCCCCGGGCGGCCCGGCCTGGGACACGCGCTTCTGCTGCCACGCCTGCCAGGAGCATTTCTGCATCCGCTCCAGCCAGGCCTACCTGCGCTCCAGCGTGTTCCTCATCGAGCACGGCGTGTGCCAGGCCTGCCACAACAACGCCCAGCAGCTTTTCCTCAGCGTCAGGGATGCACCCAGGAGCCAGAGGAAGCAGCTTCTGGAGAGCTCTTGGATGTCTCACCTTCCCCTTGGGCAG CTGAATGAGATGATCAGGAGCCCGGCGGAGGGGCAGTTCTGGCAGGTGGATCACATCCAGCCCGTGTACAGCGGAGGAGGACAGTGCTCCCTGGAGAACCTTCAGACCCTGTGCACAGCCTGCCACAGGGAG AGAACTGCAAAACAGGCCAAGGAAAGAAGCCAGCTGAAGAGAAAGTCTTTAGCTACAAAGCATGCCTGTGATATCACCAAATTTTTGGTGAAGAAGTAA